A segment of the Devriesea agamarum genome:
TGTCGCTCTTCCGCGATGCCCGCCATGGTGAGGCAGAGGCAGAGGCAGAGGCCGGAGCTGAGGTGGGGACTGGTGCAGCGAGCCCCGATGCGCACGGCGCTGAGCACCCTCAGAATGGGGGCGACGCTGCGCAAGGCGATGCTGCGCAGGGGGACGTTGCGCAGGGCGCCGCCACCAAGGGACCGGGATTCGTGTTTTTTCATGGCGGCGGCATGATGTTCGGCAATCGCTTCCACGGGATTGAATTGCTTCTTCCCTGGATCTTTGACCACGGCGGAGTGCTGATGTCGGTCGAATACCGCCTCGCCCCGGAACACCCCGCTCCGATTCCGGTTGAAGACTGCTACGCAGCGCTCGTCGCCCTGACCGAACGCGGCCATGACCTCGGGTTTGATCCGCAAAGGCTGATCCTGATCGGGGTCAGCGCCGGTGGCGGACTCGCCGCCGGAACCATGCTGCTTGCGCGCGACCGTCGAGGCCCGAGCCTGCTTGGCGTCAATCTGATCTGCCCGATGCTGGATGATCGGAACGACTCCCTGTCATGCCAACAATTCGAGACGCTCGGCACCTGGACTCGACGTGCCAACGCTATCGGCTGGGCGGCTCTGCTCGGTGACGCCGGACCTGACGAGCAGGTCTCGCCCTATAACGTGCCCGCTCGCGCAACCTGGCTCGGCGATTTGCCGCCCGTGTGCATTGAGGTGGGTAGTGCCGAGCCGTTCCGTGACGAAAACATTGCCTTCGCGTCCGCGATCTGGCGAGACGGTGGAGCCTGTGAACTGCATGTCCTACCGGGTGGAACGCACGCCTTTGAAGGGTATGTGCCTCATCTTGCGATTGCTCAGCAGGCGATGCACACGCACGGCGAGTTTGTGCGCCGCCTTCTCAAACCGTCCGATGTTGAAACAGTGGCTGAGCGCATGGTTAATGCGGCCACGCAGGGGTACGTCGAACAGTAGGTTGGTGCCGATTCTCTGTGAAGCGTTTATGTGATCCGCCGACGTAAACCAGCCAAAAGCACGAGGTGCTCGAACAAACTTGTCCGAGCACCTCGTGCTTTGAATAGACTCTAGTAAAGGTCGTTAGCTGCTATATAGAGCAGTACCCTTACATGCAGGCTTCAACCACCTGCTGGATACCCATGATCTCGTTCAGAACTTTCTCGGCTTCCTTACCAAAGTCGATGCTGAGCTTGCCTGAGCGCAGAGCCTCCCACACGCCCTTGATGCCGCCATACTTCTTGAAAGCCTGAACGATCCACTGAATGATCTTGATGACCGAGATCCCGAACTTCACCACGACCGAGACCACAGAGAATGCGCACTTCACCGGGTTGGTCACCATGACGGTGTTACCTAACGGGGTGGAGAACAGGCGCGGCTGCGGCGGGGTGACAACCTTGAGGTCACCGAGATGAGCGCGCAGCTTTTCTTCGTAGTTGGGGTACGACTTCGGGTCGGCCTTCTTGAGGTCCGCCGGAAGTGCGTCGAGGCGGCCTACGATGGTCTCCAGCTGCTTGGTCGGATCCTCAGGGGTATCCATGAAGCCGAGGCTAACCGGAGTGTCGGCTGCGTAAGCCACCGACGGAACGGTCAGGGCGAGCCCGCAGATGCCAGCGGTCTGGAAGAACGAGCGGCGATGCATGAGATGGTCCTTTGCAGTTGAATGCTATGCGTTTGTGGTGCGACGAGGGCGGGGAACTCGTCACGCAGGAAGGTTAAAACAGAAAAGAAAACAGAAGCCGGGATATATCCCAGAGAGAGGAGGAGAGTATACGAAAGATAGATTGAACTCAGATTAGCTGTGAGTTGAATGAATGCTTTCGCTAGATTACCTCGCTTAAATGATCACAATCCGTC
Coding sequences within it:
- a CDS encoding alpha/beta hydrolase; the encoded protein is MSTASVASAASATPSDAERRDQFGRTPRPAYDPAVAAFLERVPPAPLDSADDIPVRRAGSERTLRDVLAQLSPEQRDRVAHDEIQVPGYKGHALTVSLFRDARHGEAEAEAEAGAEVGTGAASPDAHGAEHPQNGGDAAQGDAAQGDVAQGAATKGPGFVFFHGGGMMFGNRFHGIELLLPWIFDHGGVLMSVEYRLAPEHPAPIPVEDCYAALVALTERGHDLGFDPQRLILIGVSAGGGLAAGTMLLARDRRGPSLLGVNLICPMLDDRNDSLSCQQFETLGTWTRRANAIGWAALLGDAGPDEQVSPYNVPARATWLGDLPPVCIEVGSAEPFRDENIAFASAIWRDGGACELHVLPGGTHAFEGYVPHLAIAQQAMHTHGEFVRRLLKPSDVETVAERMVNAATQGYVEQ